A segment of the Candidatus Eisenbacteria bacterium genome:
GCCTTGGCGAGCAGGTCGGCGGCTTGTTTGGCTTTCTTCGTGGCCTTCGCGTTCATCGTTCCCTCCTTTATGGGCCAGGCCCCATCGCCCGGCGCATTGGTAACAACGCTTCCGTTCCCAGAGAAGTCAAGTCACCCGGAGCAATAAAATGAGAAGAAACAAAAGATTAACGCTGTGGTCCGCATTGCCGCCGTACCTGGGTGGAAAGCGCCGGTTGTGCCCCCTGATCTTCCGGGAAGTGGACCGAATCCTGCCACGAAAGCTGTGGCCGGGGCTTACATTCCTCGATGGCTTCCTTGGCGGTGGGTCGGTCTCGCTCTATGCCAAAGCGCAGGGTTTCAGGGTGGTTTCGGTGGATATCGCCGAACGGTCCATCGTGGTCGGGCAGGCACTGATACAAAACAGCTCGGTCCGGCTACGGCGGGAAGACATTCTGCGGGTGGCAGCCGACAAGTACGAGCCACCGGGCCAGGTTGAACAAAACTACGTCCCACGCGCCTTCACGCGGGCGCAGGCGCGACTTCTCGACCGCATCCTAGCCATGGCCGGGGAGGCGCGAGATATGGCGCGACAGGGGCTCCTGCGGCTCCTGGCGGTGCGTGTAGCGCTGCTAGCTCATCCTATGTCAAGTGTCCGTACCGGGACGATTCACAGGCTCTCCAGCGGCGAATATGAAAACATCACGCCCAGCTGCCTCAAGGGATATGTTGAAGGTTTGCGCCTGAACCGTCCCGACCGGCTGTGGAAAGTGGCGATGCAGATCAACGCCGGGGTGTTTCAAG
Coding sequences within it:
- a CDS encoding DNA adenine methylase, encoding MRRNKRLTLWSALPPYLGGKRRLCPLIFREVDRILPRKLWPGLTFLDGFLGGGSVSLYAKAQGFRVVSVDIAERSIVVGQALIQNSSVRLRREDILRVAADKYEPPGQVEQNYVPRAFTRAQARLLDRILAMAGEARDMARQGLLRLLAVRVALLAHPMSSVRTGTIHRLSSGEYENITPSCLKGYVEGLRLNRPDRLWKVAMQINAGVFQGEAQVLKADIVKLLPSLKADIAYFDPPYPGVQSYEREYKIIDEILEGTSLPVSPFSAKDGASMIDGLFKQAKNIPVWVLSLGNAEVTLDELEQKMRSYGREVKATEIRYMHKPSQSSEEKRQQNREFILVGWDSDAELIRDRAMVTMNAGGK